A genomic stretch from Thermonema lapsum includes:
- a CDS encoding MBL fold metallo-hydrolase, with protein MKVHTFDLQFLGTPQAIAAFLLEVDNTSILVETGPYSSIAQLESALMAAGKRPESLNAVLITHIHLDHAGAAWYFAQKGIPVYMHPLGAPHMADPSKLLHSAQRIYGNQMEALWGTLKPIPQALIHTVSHGEELLIGNCRLRAWHTPGHAIHHVAWQVEDTIFTGDVAGVRIGGGLVVPPCPPPDIDVEAWDQSIEILRKQSPKQLILTHFGAYSDVDYHLQELQERLHAWADWMRPYAETDRPAHEIVSLFQDFVHQELRAAGLNEQAIARYEAANPSFMSVAGLLRYWKKKLEKQKN; from the coding sequence ATGAAAGTACATACTTTTGACCTTCAATTTTTGGGTACTCCACAAGCCATTGCCGCCTTTTTACTCGAAGTCGATAACACCAGCATTTTGGTAGAAACAGGTCCTTATTCAAGCATTGCCCAATTAGAAAGCGCCCTGATGGCAGCAGGCAAACGCCCCGAAAGCCTCAATGCTGTATTGATTACGCATATTCATCTAGACCATGCTGGAGCTGCTTGGTATTTTGCTCAAAAAGGAATTCCGGTGTATATGCACCCCTTAGGTGCCCCCCACATGGCAGACCCGAGTAAACTGCTGCATTCAGCCCAACGGATTTACGGCAACCAGATGGAAGCCCTGTGGGGCACACTCAAGCCCATTCCCCAAGCCTTGATTCACACCGTATCGCATGGCGAAGAGCTACTGATTGGCAACTGCCGGCTCAGAGCATGGCACACGCCCGGGCACGCGATTCATCATGTAGCTTGGCAAGTAGAAGATACCATCTTCACGGGCGATGTTGCCGGCGTACGCATTGGGGGTGGTTTGGTGGTTCCTCCCTGCCCCCCTCCCGACATAGACGTGGAAGCGTGGGACCAATCCATAGAAATACTGCGTAAACAGTCTCCTAAACAACTGATACTCACACATTTTGGCGCTTACAGCGACGTGGACTACCACCTACAAGAGCTTCAGGAACGCTTGCATGCATGGGCAGACTGGATGCGCCCCTATGCCGAAACAGACCGCCCTGCCCACGAAATTGTCTCTTTGTTTCAAGATTTTGTGCATCAAGAACTGCGGGCAGCTGGCTTGAACGAACAAGCCATTGCACGCTACGAGGCAGCTAACCCTTCATTCATGAGTGTAGCTGGCTTGTTGCGCTACTGGAAGAAGAAGCTGGAAAAACAAAAAAACTGA
- a CDS encoding SRPBCC family protein: MKVYQLKREQYLPISLEEAWQFFSSPHNLKDITPQDMGFDIVLIEEGKPMYPGMIIGYKVRPLWGIPMRWLTEITHVQAPYYFVDEQRFGPYALWHHQHWFEEVEGGIKMTDLVHYALPLGVLGRLAHAAFVKKRLEEIFDYRFRTLERRFGSLQVQNELKRKSSLYT; the protein is encoded by the coding sequence ATGAAAGTATATCAATTGAAAAGAGAGCAGTATTTGCCTATCAGTCTCGAGGAAGCTTGGCAATTTTTTTCTTCTCCTCATAACTTGAAAGACATTACGCCTCAGGACATGGGTTTTGATATTGTACTCATTGAAGAGGGAAAACCCATGTATCCGGGTATGATTATCGGCTACAAGGTGCGCCCTTTGTGGGGAATACCCATGCGTTGGCTTACAGAGATAACCCACGTGCAGGCACCTTATTACTTTGTAGATGAGCAGCGCTTTGGTCCGTATGCTTTATGGCACCATCAACACTGGTTTGAAGAGGTGGAGGGGGGCATTAAGATGACCGACTTGGTGCACTATGCTTTGCCGTTGGGCGTGTTGGGGCGTTTGGCGCATGCTGCTTTTGTAAAGAAACGCTTGGAGGAGATTTTTGATTATCGTTTCCGTACTTTGGAGCGCCGCTTTGGCAGCCTGCAAGTGCAAAACGAACTAAAGCGAAAAAGCAGCCTTTATACATAG
- the dcd gene encoding dCTP deaminase yields MILSGKEIARRIGKDIIIEPFNPAQLNPNSYNLRLHNELLVYSEPILDMKKPNAYERIIIPEEGLVLEPNKLYLGRTAEYTATEGLVPMLEGRSSVGRLGLFVHITAGFGDVGFAGYWTLEIFCVQPIRIYAGVEICQIYYHTIEGDYERYRSGKYQNNRDVQPSLLYKDFEKNK; encoded by the coding sequence ATGATACTCTCAGGTAAAGAAATAGCACGCCGTATCGGCAAAGACATCATCATTGAGCCGTTCAATCCTGCACAACTCAACCCCAACAGCTATAATCTGCGTCTGCACAACGAACTGCTGGTATATAGCGAGCCAATACTCGACATGAAAAAACCCAATGCCTATGAGCGCATCATCATTCCCGAAGAAGGCTTGGTTTTGGAGCCAAACAAGCTCTATTTGGGGCGTACGGCAGAATATACGGCTACCGAAGGGCTAGTGCCTATGCTCGAAGGGCGCTCATCGGTAGGGCGTTTGGGCTTGTTTGTACACATTACTGCCGGCTTTGGCGATGTAGGATTTGCCGGCTACTGGACACTCGAAATATTTTGTGTGCAGCCTATACGCATCTATGCAGGTGTAGAGATTTGTCAAATCTACTACCACACCATCGAGGGCGACTATGAGCGCTATCGCAGTGGCAAATATCAAAACAACCGTGATGTGCAACCCAGTCTTTTGTACAAAGACTTTGAGAAGAACAAGTAA
- the trxA gene encoding thioredoxin, producing MMDFAKEVIERSHEVPVLVDFWAPWCGPCQFLAPILEKLAAEAQGKWILVKVNTDEEPEIAARYRIRGIPAVKLFHRGEVIAEFTGAIPEFQLKQWLQKHLPDPLRERIEALFIRLLEAESAEIEASITPLLQQQSEREEVKLLQALLLLRQGKSQEAEKLLQEAHPQDMLWIERKQQLNTLLEFISCRAEGAAQNAIEQAQEAWRKSDMAQVIEHLIQAVMLNKQFQNELPRRACIALFQLLGESHPLVKQYRRRFDMALY from the coding sequence ATGATGGACTTTGCAAAAGAAGTCATTGAGCGCAGCCATGAAGTGCCAGTACTGGTCGATTTTTGGGCACCTTGGTGTGGTCCTTGTCAATTTTTAGCGCCGATACTTGAAAAACTGGCAGCCGAAGCCCAAGGAAAATGGATATTGGTGAAAGTAAACACCGATGAAGAACCCGAGATTGCTGCCCGCTACCGCATCAGAGGTATTCCGGCGGTAAAGCTCTTTCACCGGGGCGAGGTAATAGCCGAATTCACAGGGGCTATACCAGAGTTTCAGCTCAAACAGTGGTTGCAAAAGCACTTACCTGACCCGCTACGCGAACGCATCGAAGCTTTGTTCATACGGCTGCTCGAAGCTGAATCAGCCGAAATAGAAGCAAGCATAACGCCCCTTCTCCAGCAGCAGTCTGAAAGAGAAGAAGTAAAGCTATTACAAGCCCTCTTGCTTTTGCGCCAAGGCAAAAGCCAAGAAGCAGAGAAGCTGCTACAGGAAGCCCACCCTCAGGATATGCTGTGGATAGAACGCAAGCAGCAACTCAATACTTTGTTGGAATTCATCAGCTGCCGGGCAGAAGGTGCAGCCCAAAACGCCATAGAACAGGCACAAGAAGCCTGGCGTAAAAGCGACATGGCACAAGTCATAGAACATTTGATTCAAGCAGTGATGTTGAACAAACAATTTCAGAACGAGCTGCCCCGCCGTGCATGCATTGCACTCTTTCAGCTCTTAGGTGAAAGTCATCCTTTGGTGAAACAATACCGGCGCCGCTTCGACATGGCACTGTATTGA
- a CDS encoding T9SS type A sorting domain-containing protein translates to MKHPYAVISFFLGLLVVGLLSGIAKRPMQDHPTLLYKYTAHIAGHTPMLNTDKGTEETTEELEELLVNLPQISISLAYPNPASEYVFFNYQIQDRNHRYFIGISDVLGANSRMYPLDPDSRQLRIHLRDMAPGIYFYSLWMNERVIATRKLIVKH, encoded by the coding sequence ATGAAACACCCATACGCTGTCATATCATTCTTCCTTGGATTGCTTGTGGTAGGGCTGCTGAGTGGCATTGCCAAACGCCCGATGCAAGACCACCCCACATTGCTTTATAAATATACTGCCCATATTGCAGGACATACCCCCATGCTAAATACCGATAAAGGCACAGAAGAAACAACCGAAGAATTGGAAGAGCTATTGGTAAACCTGCCGCAAATAAGCATATCGCTGGCTTATCCCAATCCTGCGTCTGAATATGTTTTCTTCAACTACCAAATCCAAGACCGCAACCATCGTTATTTTATCGGTATCAGCGACGTGCTGGGAGCCAATTCGCGCATGTACCCCTTAGACCCCGACAGCCGGCAGCTGCGTATCCACCTGCGCGACATGGCACCGGGTATTTATTTCTACTCCCTATGGATGAATGAACGCGTGATAGCCACTCGTAAACTAATTGTAAAGCATTGA
- a CDS encoding outer membrane protein assembly factor BamD: protein MKHTHLLLFAFVLLFSACSKFTRLQRSNDVQKKYAGALELYENKDYYKASLLLEEIIPVLRGTEQAEKAQLILAYCYYYQKDYTLSAFYFKRFYQTFGRSPKAEEAMYMHAYSLYKSSPAPNLDQTDTKKAISAFQSYLNAYPTSKRVDECNKLIKELRSKLEIKSYNLANEYYKQDLYEAAVIALSNFIDQYPDSDYREEAFYKRLESAYLFAKNSILSKQEQRYQEAIGYYQDFAERYPESKWLAKASNIYEKAVEGLRNAQQKMKELQKPQKQKEEDKAQPSF, encoded by the coding sequence ATGAAGCACACCCATCTACTGCTCTTTGCCTTTGTCCTGTTGTTTAGTGCCTGCAGTAAATTCACCCGCCTGCAACGTAGCAACGACGTGCAAAAAAAATATGCAGGCGCCTTAGAGCTGTACGAAAACAAAGATTACTATAAAGCCAGCTTGCTTTTGGAAGAAATCATACCTGTGCTGCGCGGAACCGAACAGGCAGAAAAAGCTCAACTCATTTTGGCTTATTGCTACTACTATCAAAAAGATTACACCCTCTCGGCATTTTATTTCAAGCGCTTTTATCAGACCTTTGGGCGCAGCCCCAAAGCCGAAGAGGCAATGTATATGCATGCCTATTCGTTGTATAAAAGCTCGCCGGCACCCAACTTAGACCAAACCGACACAAAAAAGGCAATCTCAGCCTTTCAGTCTTATTTGAATGCCTACCCTACAAGCAAGCGCGTGGACGAATGCAACAAACTCATCAAAGAGTTGCGCAGCAAGTTGGAAATCAAAAGCTATAACCTCGCAAACGAATACTATAAACAAGACCTTTACGAAGCAGCTGTCATTGCGCTCTCGAACTTTATTGACCAATACCCCGATTCAGATTACCGCGAAGAGGCTTTTTACAAGCGGCTGGAAAGTGCCTATCTCTTTGCAAAAAACAGTATTTTAAGCAAACAAGAACAACGCTACCAAGAAGCTATTGGCTACTATCAAGATTTTGCCGAGCGCTATCCAGAAAGCAAATGGTTAGCCAAAGCCAGCAATATCTACGAAAAAGCCGTGGAAGGGCTACGCAACGCCCAACAAAAAATGAAAGAATTGCAAAAACCACAAAAACAAAAGGAAGAAGACAAAGCCCAACCTTCGTTTTAA
- a CDS encoding DNA-directed RNA polymerase subunit omega has translation MKKIQAPISVVTRDTNQIASKTDNIYESVHIIAQRANQIAQQLKEELHEKLRDFSMPHDNLEEVFENKEQIEISKYYERLPKPTAIAIEEFLQDKLMWRLREEEKKEHEEL, from the coding sequence ATGAAAAAGATACAAGCACCTATTTCCGTTGTTACGCGCGACACCAACCAGATTGCAAGTAAAACCGACAATATCTATGAGTCGGTGCACATCATTGCTCAACGTGCCAACCAAATTGCGCAACAATTAAAGGAAGAGCTGCATGAAAAACTGCGTGATTTCAGCATGCCACACGACAATTTGGAAGAAGTATTTGAGAACAAAGAGCAAATCGAAATTTCGAAATACTACGAACGCCTACCCAAACCTACTGCTATTGCCATAGAGGAATTCTTGCAAGACAAACTCATGTGGCGCCTCAGAGAAGAAGAAAAGAAAGAACACGAAGAGTTATAA
- the coaBC gene encoding bifunctional phosphopantothenoylcysteine decarboxylase/phosphopantothenate--cysteine ligase CoaBC, producing MLKDKKILLGITGGIAAYKSALLCRLLIKEGAQVRVIMTETAKGFISPLTLSTLSKHPVYSELYDSDTGNWHNHVELGLWADLLLIAPATAHTLAKCAQGLCDNLLTATFLSAKCPVFFAPAMDRDMYLHPATQRNLQQLAADGHHIIPTEYGELASGLVGEGRMAEPENIVRHLHDFFAQKQKLKGKKAIVTAGPTYEAIDPVRFIGNHSTGKMGYAIAEALAQYGAEVVLVSGPTALMPPKHPNIELFKVTSAREMLEVCMDAFHEADIAVLAAAVADYRPKEVAVQKIKKQSDSMQIELVKNPDIAATLGQHKKPYQFMVGFALETENEKANALQKLKKKNFDFIVLNSLNDEGAGFGHDTNSITILTAEGESYQSGLKSKKEIAYDIVEHICRQMQKQALLPVDA from the coding sequence ATGCTTAAAGACAAAAAGATATTGTTGGGCATTACGGGCGGCATTGCTGCCTATAAAAGTGCACTGCTTTGCCGCCTGCTCATAAAGGAAGGCGCTCAGGTGCGTGTTATCATGACCGAAACCGCCAAAGGCTTCATCAGTCCTTTGACTTTGTCCACCTTGTCGAAACACCCCGTATATAGTGAATTGTATGACTCGGATACAGGCAATTGGCACAACCATGTAGAGTTGGGCTTATGGGCTGACCTGCTGCTCATTGCACCGGCTACGGCACACACTCTTGCCAAGTGCGCCCAAGGCTTATGCGACAATCTGCTCACGGCTACTTTCCTTTCGGCAAAGTGCCCTGTTTTTTTTGCCCCCGCTATGGACAGGGACATGTATTTACACCCTGCCACCCAGCGCAACCTGCAGCAACTCGCTGCCGACGGGCACCACATCATCCCCACTGAATATGGTGAGCTGGCAAGCGGCTTGGTAGGTGAAGGGCGTATGGCTGAACCGGAAAACATTGTGCGCCACCTGCATGACTTCTTTGCCCAAAAGCAAAAGTTAAAAGGCAAAAAAGCAATAGTTACCGCAGGTCCCACTTACGAAGCCATCGACCCGGTTCGCTTCATAGGCAACCACTCTACTGGCAAAATGGGCTACGCCATTGCCGAAGCGCTGGCTCAATACGGTGCCGAGGTAGTGCTGGTCAGTGGACCCACTGCCCTCATGCCCCCCAAGCATCCCAACATAGAGCTGTTTAAGGTAACCAGCGCACGCGAAATGCTGGAAGTCTGCATGGATGCTTTTCATGAAGCCGATATTGCGGTGCTGGCAGCAGCAGTTGCCGACTACCGCCCCAAAGAGGTAGCCGTGCAGAAAATCAAAAAACAAAGCGACAGCATGCAAATAGAGCTGGTAAAAAACCCCGACATAGCCGCTACTTTGGGACAACACAAAAAGCCTTACCAGTTCATGGTAGGCTTTGCCTTGGAAACCGAGAACGAAAAAGCCAACGCCCTTCAAAAGCTAAAAAAGAAAAATTTCGACTTCATCGTATTGAACTCGCTGAATGATGAAGGAGCGGGTTTTGGGCACGACACCAACAGCATTACCATATTGACCGCCGAGGGGGAAAGCTACCAATCGGGGCTCAAATCCAAAAAAGAAATTGCTTATGATATTGTGGAGCATATTTGTCGGCAAATGCAAAAACAAGCACTACTCCCTGTGGACGCTTAG